The sequence GGCTATCTTGCCGTCCTTATAGGTGAGCAGCAGGGCGTTGGGTTTGGCTGCCCGAGGGTCAAAGGATACGGTGAGACCTTGCGCCTCCGTCAGCGTAATCCATTCCTCCGGATCGGCCGACCAGGCAATTGGGGTTTGGCTGTGACTGTCAAAGGTTTTAAGCAGGGGGATGAGCGGCGAGTTGCCGGGCAGTCCTTTGTAGGCTTCAGTGCCGGCCGAAGCCTGAGACGGCGCGAAGGAAGGCGCCGCAGAACCGGCTTTGCGGGGCAGAATCAAACCCTCCAGGCGGTAGCCGCCAGTGTCTTTATCGGCAAAATCCAGCCGAAAGCGGGAAGGCAGGCCTTCCACATTGGGCATTTTGTAGCATACATAGGACGGATGCAGTTCGGTGATCACACCGAGATAGGTGCCATAGCTGTCGCTGAGTACCAGCAGAGCGCCGATCTCAGCCGACGTTAATGTTTTGGTGGTAAGCCATTGCTGCTTTTGCGCTGCCGCCAGCCAGTTTTTGAGGACCGGCGGCGTTTTTTTATTGACCGGCCCGGTCGGCCAGTCGGCCCCCGGTGTCGGCGCAAAGGCGTCAAATTCCCGCAGGGCGTAAGCCGGATACCAGGTTAAGGGCAGGTCTTTATACAGCTCGCCGGTGTCGGCCCGGCTGTAGGACTGGACTTCATAAGTCAGGTCTTCGGCCGCTGTCTGGGCGGCAGCCACCGGAGTCCAAGTCAGCCAGAGACAGAACAGGACGAGAAACGGCATAAAACGACGCATGCGATCAACTCCTTAAGGCAGGCAGCGATACCTTGTGTCACTGGATACCAGCCTGTCATGTATTCTTATTATAGCATATAAAGAAGGCCTGACAGGAGGTATGCTGTCAGGCCTTTAGGGCGTGTTTTCAAACTAACGGAATGATCCATGGCGAGTGATTTTTGCGCCAGACGAAATAAATTTTGGCAGGAATAGAGGCCCCTATTTCAAAAAGATTTAGTGAAGTATGGCACAAAAAGCGCCGCCAGAGAGCGTTTTGGATAGCTTGAAAACACGCCCTAGGGTGGAATATCGTGATTGAGTGTTAAGCGATAGAGGAAGCGGCGGACGGCGCCTGCAGGGCCAGTTCGACCAGGTCGGCCAGGCCGTCGGGTTCGAGAGCGGCGCGGCCGACAAAGAGACCGTCCACCTCGGGCAGTAAGGACAGTCCCGCGGCGTTTTGCCGGTTGACGCTGCCGCCGTAGAGCAGCGGGATGGCTTGAGCTACCGTAGTGCCATATTTTTCGGTTAGCAGCCGGCGGAGCAAGACGTGAACCTGTGCCACATGGGCCGGTGAGGCGGCCTCGGTGGCGCCGATGGCCCAGAGCGGCTCATAGGCCAGGATGATGTTGGCTGCCGCCGCCGGTTCGAGACCGGCCAACAGCTGCAGCAGCTGATAGCGCAGAAAGGCTTCGGTCAAATCCCAGGTTTCCCGTTTTTCTTCGCCCAGGCAGATAATCGGCGACATATTATTACGCAGCACGGCATGGATTTTCCAATTGGCTGTTTCGTTGGTTTCACTGAACCAGCGCCGCCGTTCTTGGTGATTGATTTCGACAAACTGGCAGCCGATTTCTTTTAGCATAGGCGCCGATACTTCGCCGGTAAAAGCACCGGCGTCGTCCCAGTGGACATTTTGAGAACCGAACAGGAGCGGGCTGTCGCTCTCTTGCAGAAACCGCCGCGTTTCCGATAGGGCGCTGAACGGTGGCAGGATAAAGACAGAGGTGGAGACGTCTTTGAGCCGTTCCTGCAGGCGCTGCAAGTAAGCCAGTGCCTCCTGGTTGGTTTTGTTCATTTTCCAGCTTGTGCCGATGAGGGGCTTGCGGTAGGGGCTGTTGTTGCTGGTCATACCGGATCACTCCCGTTGGCTTGAATTAGGTTGACATACAGTCCGGTCACCCGGATGGACTCTTCCATACTTTTGGAACTGGCCAGGCCTTTGCCGGCAATGTCGAAGGCCGTGCCGTGGTCGACCGAGGTGCGGACGAAAGGCAGACCGACGGTCACGCTGACCGTCCGGGCCAGGTCGTGCACCTTGGCGGCAATATGGCCCTGGTCATGGTAGAGCGACAAGACGGCATCGCACTGATCGATGTCAAACAAGCGGAAGATCGAGTCGGCCGGAATGGGGCCCATAGCCCGGATGCCCTTTTCCTGAGCGGTTTTGACCGCCGGGGCCAGTGCCGTCATTTCCTCGTCGCCGCACAGGCCCTGTTCGCCGCCGTGGGGATTGAGCGCAGCTACTGCCAGGCGGGCGTTGGGCAGACCCAGCCGTTTCATGGCGGCCGCGCAGTTTTCGATAAAGGGCAGCACATTCTCATAGGTGACATACTGGCAGGCCTTTAAGAGGGACAGATGGCGGCTGAGGAAGAAAATCCGCATTTTGTTGACATGAAACATGGTAACCGCCTTGGGCGAATCGGTCAGACCGGTAAACATTTCGGTGTGACCGATATAAGGAATGCCGGCCTGGTGGATAGCTTCCTTCTGGATCGGGGCGGTGGCGATGCCGTCAATTCTTTTGTCCAGTGCCAGGGCAATCGCTGTTTTGATATAGTCGTAGGCAGCCTGACCGGCGGTGGCGCTGATGACACCGAAGGGCACAGCGTCGGGCTGCACGTTGTCGATATCCAGCACGTCAACGGTGCCGGGCCGGTAGGTGCCGTCCGCCGGAGCGGCGACAGCCTGCACGATCAGTTGGCTGTTGGTGACGAGCAAGGCCCGTTCAACGATTTTTTTGCTGCCGATAATTAGCGGGCGAACCTGCTGGTAGATGTCCGGGTTGGCCAGCGAGCGGACGACGATTTCCGGGCCGATACCCGCCGGATCGCCGATGGTGATGCCGATAAGTGGACGCATGGGGAAAACACTCCTTTATTGTCAGACAAGCGGTGCCGGCCAGGCTGGCGGCCACTTGCGGTTTAATAGTTTAACAGATATTTGGTGCAGACCATCACGGTGTTGGTTTCGCCGATCAGGCCGCCCTTGGTAATGAGGGCGATGCCGTGCAGCGGGCCGCCGACCAGGGTGCCAAAGGAAATGTGCGGCTGGACCTCATCGATCAGTTCAATGGCTTCGACCTGGCTTTCGCGGCAGAAGGCTACCGTCATATCGCCGCCGGTCAGATAGATGCCTTTTAAGTAATTCATTCCCGGCTGCAGGGCTTTGCGGGCGATGCGGGCCAGGCCGTAGGTGATGCGCCGGGCAATGTCATCCTGGGTGACGCCCCGTTTATGGGCTTCGGCCTTAATGTCAATTAAAAACTCCTTATTGCCGGCGGCCCGCAGTCCGAACACATCATTACACTGGCTGATTTCCCAGATTTCGCGGGCGATGACTTCTTCCACCGGCTGCTCCTCGTCGGAATCGAGGAAGTGACGGATATCCACGTCGATAATGTGGGCCTGACATTCATTCTGCAAATAGGCTAATTGGCTGCGGGTCAGGTCGGAGGCACTGGCGGCGACGATAAACACTTTACCGGCTTTTTTCCGGGTGACCCGCTGTTTGCCCAGGTAGGCCAGTTCGCAGGCCTTTTGCGTGAACGGGCCGGGGTCTACGGCAAACCAGGGAACCTGCAGGCGGTTAATGCCCTCAGCAATCGCGCCGATATCGGCAAAAGTGATGGCGTCAAACAGCAGGATGCGGGCGCCCTGTTCAATTTGCCGGCGGGCTGCCGCGGTAATGGCCTCGCTGCCCTGCAGCGTGACCGACAGGGGGATAAAGCCTTGTGGCAAGGCCGTCTGGGTGCTGATTTCCTCACTCAGCGCGCTGCTGTGCACCGGCTTGACCGGATCGTTGCCAGCCGGGGTTTTATGGACCGGTACGCCGTTGACCAGCTGGTAGCCGCCGACGACCATGCGTCCCGAGGCCGGATAAACGGCCACGACGCAGGCAATGGCATTGTCCGGCAGGGCATCCATCATGCCTTCAATTTCGGCCCCCAGATTGCCCCGGATGGTGCTGTCGATCCGTTTGGAAAAGCGGGTAATCCCGCGCTGCAGCAGTTGACCGGTACACTCCCGGATGCGTTCATACGCTTCGGCGGCATCCAGCGTGCGGCTGGATGCGTTGACGACAATGGCGTCATAGTCCTGAAGAGGGAATTTTTCAATGGTGCGGTGTTCGATAGTGGTCAATGTACGGAAATAGCTATTGGTCAGCAGGACGCCTGCCGTATTGGCGCCGGTTAAATCATCAGCAATGACTGCCCACTCGGCCATGTTGTATCTCTCCTTGCGTTTTCTTAATTTCTACCGGTTCATCCAGAGTCAGAATGATTAAGAAGCCGATAATCGCCGCCAAACCGAAATAGGTGAAGACAAAGTCGTAAGTCTGGAATTTATCCAGCAGGGCGCCGGCGATCATGGGAGAAAAGAAGCCGCCCAGATTGCCGCCGCTATTGACTAAGGCAATAGCGATCGGATAAGTACTGCCTGTGGTAAGTCCCATCGGGTAGGCGGTAAAGGCCGGCCAGCCTACGTTGAGCAGGAACCCGGTCATAAACAGGGCGGCCGAAACGGCGGTGGAGTTTTCCGGCAGATTGACCATAACCGCCATCATCAGGCAGGTGGACAGGGCTGTCAGCAGCATAGTCGGTTTCCGGCGTTTGTGCAGCAGCTTATCGGAAATCCAGCCGCCCAGGATGGAACCGATCAGCCCGCCCACCCACGGCGCGGCGGCGACAAAGCCCATCTTGAGGAAGGAGTAATGCTTGGCGTTTACCAGATAGGAAGGAATCCAGGTCATTAAACCATACAGCACGCTGACCATCATAAAGTAGGCCAGGCAGTTGCCCCAGATATTCCAGGAGGTAAAAATATTCTTTCTAGTCTCAATTTTCGCAATATTTTTGGCCCGAATCAGCTTATCCAGCCAGCCCAGTGACACGGCCTCTGCCTGCTTGACCGCGGCAGTCTCGCCGGCTCCCTGAATATAGCTGACCTCCTGTTCGTTTACATAGGGACTTTCGGCCGGCTTGTTGCGCACCAGCAGATACCAGATGACCGCCATAGCAAAACCCGGCAGGGAGAACGTGTAGAAGATGGTGCGCCAGCCGAATTCGGTGGCGATCCAGACGCACAGCGGCGGGATGACAATGGGGGCGAACATGGTGGAAGCAATGTAGAAGCCGACACCGGTGGCCTTTTCCTTCGAAGGAAACCAGTTGTTGATGGTAGAGGTCAGACCGACCGGCGTGGGGCCTTCAAAAATGCCCAGCCCCAGACGGAACCATTTGATGGCGGCCACTGACTGGGCAGTGCCGATCAAATAGGTAAACAGGGAAAACCCTAAAATCGAAGCCGGCACCATGCCGCGGGCGCCGAATTTACTGAGCCAGAAGCCTGCCGGTATTTGGCTGATGGCATAGCCCAGGAAAAAGAAACTGGCAATCGAACCGGCCTCAAAATTGTTAAAGTGAAATTCTTTCTGGATAAAAGGCAACGCTACGCCGATATTGCTGCGGTCGGCGAAATTGATCGCATAGGTAACAAAGATAATGGCTAGAACAACCCAACGGAATCGACTCATCTAAACTCCTCCTCACAATATAGGTTGACAGGGGGAGCTATGCTGTTCTTGCTGCCCGGACTGTTATACTTTTTTGACCAGCAGGGCTTTTCTGGTTTTCTGCAGGTTGTTGAGGAACATGTCTTTTTTCAGCATGGCGACACTGACATAGAGCACATCCAGGAGGTAAATCTGGGCAATCAGGTTTTCCATAGACTCGCTGCGGTACATGGACTCCTGGGAAGTGGTAATCAGCTTAAGTTCACAGGTCTTGGCCAAGGGCGAGCCGGCCCGGCTGGTCAGGGCCACGGTAGTGGCGCCGGCCTGTTTAGCCTGGCGCATGGCGTCCAGGACATCCTTGCTGCTGCCGGCGGTGCTGATGCCGATGGCCACATCGCCCGGTTTGAGCAGTGAAGCGTACATGGATTGCAGGTGACTGTCCTGGGGAACCCGGACATCCAGCCCCAGACGGAAAAATTTGTTGAGTGCGCTCTGTGCTGCCACACCGGCATTGCCCATGCCATAAATGTCTACCCGGCTGGCGCCGGCCAGCGCGTCGACCACCCGCTTGACCTGCTGCATATCGACATTCTGGCGGGTAAAATGAATAGAAGCGGTGTGAGATTCCGCCAGTTTGGTCGCTATGTCGGGAATTTGGTCGGTTTCGCCGATTTCTTCGTGAATGTTCTCCAACGGTTTAATAAAGGTCCGGGATAAAGCCAGCTTTAGCTCCTGATAACCGGACAGGCCAATAGTTTTGCAGAGGTGGGTTACCGTAAACTGGCTTACCTGACATTGGTCGGCCAGTTCGGCGATGCTTAACAGGACTACGCTTTTCGGATTCTTGAGCACGTAATCCGCCACCAGTTTGGTCTGTCGGCCTAAAGCATGGTACCTTTCCGTTAGCTGAGCCAGGACCTGGTTGGTTGCCGCCGCTGTATCAGAATCGTGCTGGTCGGATCCATCCGTGCTGGTTGCTGTCTCGCTAACGGATTCTTCGGCCGGACACGATGCGTTAGTAAGGTTGAAAGCGTCGCTCTCCTGCGAACGTGGATGAGTCATCGTAACCGCTCCTTTTTGGTAGAATTATCTAACAATTTTGATTATATTATATAATATTATATAAGTCAATATAATAATTTATATTATATAATATTATAAAAATGGACATCGGTGCAGGAAAAAAGCTCTGCCGGGCGGCAGGAGACAGTGCCTGGCAGGGAGAAATAAAAGACAGTTTGTTAGGAGCTTCTGATAACGGGCAGAAACGTTCTGAAAGCAGGTGATGTGTTTGTACCTCTATACAAGTCTTTGCCAGTCCTTTGCCTGCGGCATGTGCGGCCGCTGCTGCCGCAACGACTGGCTGGTAAGCGTCGATGAAGCAACCTATGACCGCAGCCGGACACTGTTTTGGCAAACAGGCCGACAGGCAGAGTTTGAGCGGGTCTTTGTACCGCTGACCGGAGCAAGGCAGACTGGCGAGTACGCCTATATTGCCAAACAGGATAGCGGTGCCTGCTGGTTTTTGGGCGGGGAAAACCTTTGCCGCTTGCAGCGCGAAGCCGGGCACGGCTTTTTGGATACCGTATGTCAGACCTTTCCCCGCTACCCGATGAGCACTGCCCGGGGATTGGAACTAACGCTCAGCTTTAGCTGCTCCCGGGTGGTGGAGCTGGCCTGTCAGATCGACCGGCTGGAGGTACTGCGTCAGGACAGTCCGCCCTTTGCCGTCGCTCCCGACGCCGTGGTGCTGACCGTGCACCCGCAGCAGCGGCCGGCCAGTGATCCGCTTCATTATTATTTCGAGATTGAGCAGCACCTGCTGGACATTTTGCAGTGGCGCGGTGCACCGCTTAGCCATCGCCTGCGGCTGCTGGCTGACACCGTTACGGCGCTGCGGCGTCTGGCTGGCGACGACGCGCTGGGAGGGCAGCTTACCCGGCTGCTGTACCGTAATTATGACTATATGGATGCCGCCGGTGACGGCAGCGGGGGCGACTATGGCCCGGCCGAACGGCTATGTGAACACTTCCTGGTCAATCTGGTATTTAAAAAGCCCTTTTATTTGTATGGCTGGCAGGAAAGCTTGAAACTGCTCAGCCTAATAGAGGATAAACTCGAACGGACGCGCGCCGCGGCGACGGACCAATTGGCGGCGGTGCGGGAACTGATTATGGCCATAGAAAGCAGCTACTGCCACAACCGGCAGGCGTTATACCAACTGCTGGCCCGCCCTTAATGAAGAAAATCGAAAGGAGCAGAATGCGCTTATAGCGCGTTCTGCTCCTTGTTTGTAAGCTGGGAAATTACAATACGGTAAGGCCTCTTGAGTGCAAATAGCCGGTAGCCCGTTCTGTCTCCAGGTCGGTGGCTGATGGAATACCAGTCAGCGCATAAGGGCGGTTAAGTTGTTCCCATTTTTCACAGCCCATCGTATGGTAGGGCAGCAGCTCGACTGTTGGCTGGTTAGGCAGCGCCGTGATGATGCCGGCCAGCAGGCCCAGTTCCTCCGGGGTATCGGTCAGGCCGGGAATCAGCACGTAGCGGACCACCAGGCGGCTGGACTGCAGCGAGGTGTAGTGGAGATTAGCCAAAATGAGGCGGTGGTCAGTGCCGGTTAACCGGTGGTGCAGCCGTGGGCTGGCCGCTTTCAGACCGAATTGCACCATATCGGTGTGGGTGAGGACGGCTGCCAGGTTTTCCGGCGGACAATGGCCGGAGGTATCCAGCAGGGTATGCAAGCCGGCGGCTTGGGCTGCTTTAAACAAGGCGGCGACAAAGCCGGGCTGCAGCAGGGGTTCACCGCCGCTGACCGTAAGACCGCCGCCGGACGATTGGTAATAGGACCGGTAGCGGTCGATATCGGCCAGCACCTCGTCGACGGTAATGGTTTTCTGGCCCCGTTGCCAGGTATCGGGATTGTGACAGAAAGAGCAGCCCAGGTTGCAGCCGCTTAAAAACAGCACATACCGTATGCCCGGCCCGTCGACGGTGCCGAAAGTTTCAATGGAATGGTAATACCCTTGCATGGCATAGCCTCCGTAAGGTATTTATTATACGGCCTGATAAAAGGTGCGGCTGATAACTTCCTGCTGATGGGCCTTGCTCAGTTTGACAAAATGAACTGCATAGCCCGACACGCGGATGGTGAGCTGCGGGTACTGCTCGGGATGAGCCATGGCGTCCTCCAACAGCTCGCGGTTGAGCACGTTGACATTGATGTGATGGCCGCCGTGCATCGCATGAGCATCCAAGAGTGCCGTCAGGTTGGCAGCCCGGGCAGCCGGTGTTTTACCCAGCGCCTTCGGCACAATGGAAAAGGTGTAGGAAATGCCGTCCCGGCAGTCCTCATAGGAAATCTTGGCGGCCGAATTGATGGCGGCCAGGGCACCCCGCTTTTCCCGGCCGTGCATAGGGTTGGCGCCGGGGGCAAAAGCCTGGCCGGCTTTGCGTCCGTCGGGGGTGGCGCCGGTCTTTTTGCCATACATGACGTTGGAGGTAATGGTGAGAATGGACAGGGTATGTGTAGCCTTGCGATAGGTGGGGTGCTGCTTTAACAGGCGGGAGAACTCGGCGGGCAGTTCCCTGGCGATATTGTCGACCCGGTCATCGTCATTGCCGAAGCAGGGGAATTCGCCTTCCACCGCAAAATCAACGGTGATGCCCCGTTCATCCCGGATTGGCCGCACCTTGGCATAACGGATGGCGCTTAGCGAATCGGCTGCCACCGAAAGTCCGGCTACGCCAAAGGCCATCAACCGCTCAACCTGGGTGTCGTGCAGGGCCATCTGGCCACTTTCGTAGGCATATTTATCATGCATGTAGTGAATGACGTTCATGGTGTTGACGTACAGTCCGGCCAGCCAGGTCAGCACGGTGGAATAGTTTTGCCGCACCGTCTCATAATCCAGATATTCGCCGTCCGCAATGGGCAGGACCGGTCCTACCTGTTCGCCGGTCTTTTCATCGCGGCCGCCGTTGATGGCCAGCAGCAGGGCTTTGGCCAGATTGGCCC is a genomic window of Propionispora vibrioides containing:
- the tpiA gene encoding triose-phosphate isomerase, with the protein product MTSNNSPYRKPLIGTSWKMNKTNQEALAYLQRLQERLKDVSTSVFILPPFSALSETRRFLQESDSPLLFGSQNVHWDDAGAFTGEVSAPMLKEIGCQFVEINHQERRRWFSETNETANWKIHAVLRNNMSPIICLGEEKRETWDLTEAFLRYQLLQLLAGLEPAAAANIILAYEPLWAIGATEAASPAHVAQVHVLLRRLLTEKYGTTVAQAIPLLYGGSVNRQNAAGLSLLPEVDGLFVGRAALEPDGLADLVELALQAPSAASSIA
- the pdxA gene encoding 4-hydroxythreonine-4-phosphate dehydrogenase PdxA encodes the protein MRPLIGITIGDPAGIGPEIVVRSLANPDIYQQVRPLIIGSKKIVERALLVTNSQLIVQAVAAPADGTYRPGTVDVLDIDNVQPDAVPFGVISATAGQAAYDYIKTAIALALDKRIDGIATAPIQKEAIHQAGIPYIGHTEMFTGLTDSPKAVTMFHVNKMRIFFLSRHLSLLKACQYVTYENVLPFIENCAAAMKRLGLPNARLAVAALNPHGGEQGLCGDEEMTALAPAVKTAQEKGIRAMGPIPADSIFRLFDIDQCDAVLSLYHDQGHIAAKVHDLARTVSVTVGLPFVRTSVDHGTAFDIAGKGLASSKSMEESIRVTGLYVNLIQANGSDPV
- a CDS encoding four-carbon acid sugar kinase family protein, with protein sequence MAEWAVIADDLTGANTAGVLLTNSYFRTLTTIEHRTIEKFPLQDYDAIVVNASSRTLDAAEAYERIRECTGQLLQRGITRFSKRIDSTIRGNLGAEIEGMMDALPDNAIACVVAVYPASGRMVVGGYQLVNGVPVHKTPAGNDPVKPVHSSALSEEISTQTALPQGFIPLSVTLQGSEAITAAARRQIEQGARILLFDAITFADIGAIAEGINRLQVPWFAVDPGPFTQKACELAYLGKQRVTRKKAGKVFIVAASASDLTRSQLAYLQNECQAHIIDVDIRHFLDSDEEQPVEEVIAREIWEISQCNDVFGLRAAGNKEFLIDIKAEAHKRGVTQDDIARRITYGLARIARKALQPGMNYLKGIYLTGGDMTVAFCRESQVEAIELIDEVQPHISFGTLVGGPLHGIALITKGGLIGETNTVMVCTKYLLNY
- a CDS encoding MFS transporter, which translates into the protein MSRFRWVVLAIIFVTYAINFADRSNIGVALPFIQKEFHFNNFEAGSIASFFFLGYAISQIPAGFWLSKFGARGMVPASILGFSLFTYLIGTAQSVAAIKWFRLGLGIFEGPTPVGLTSTINNWFPSKEKATGVGFYIASTMFAPIVIPPLCVWIATEFGWRTIFYTFSLPGFAMAVIWYLLVRNKPAESPYVNEQEVSYIQGAGETAAVKQAEAVSLGWLDKLIRAKNIAKIETRKNIFTSWNIWGNCLAYFMMVSVLYGLMTWIPSYLVNAKHYSFLKMGFVAAAPWVGGLIGSILGGWISDKLLHKRRKPTMLLTALSTCLMMAVMVNLPENSTAVSAALFMTGFLLNVGWPAFTAYPMGLTTGSTYPIAIALVNSGGNLGGFFSPMIAGALLDKFQTYDFVFTYFGLAAIIGFLIILTLDEPVEIKKTQGEIQHGRVGSHC
- a CDS encoding MurR/RpiR family transcriptional regulator is translated as MTHPRSQESDAFNLTNASCPAEESVSETATSTDGSDQHDSDTAAATNQVLAQLTERYHALGRQTKLVADYVLKNPKSVVLLSIAELADQCQVSQFTVTHLCKTIGLSGYQELKLALSRTFIKPLENIHEEIGETDQIPDIATKLAESHTASIHFTRQNVDMQQVKRVVDALAGASRVDIYGMGNAGVAAQSALNKFFRLGLDVRVPQDSHLQSMYASLLKPGDVAIGISTAGSSKDVLDAMRQAKQAGATTVALTSRAGSPLAKTCELKLITTSQESMYRSESMENLIAQIYLLDVLYVSVAMLKKDMFLNNLQKTRKALLVKKV
- the fliB gene encoding flagellin lysine-N-methylase, with protein sequence MYLYTSLCQSFACGMCGRCCRNDWLVSVDEATYDRSRTLFWQTGRQAEFERVFVPLTGARQTGEYAYIAKQDSGACWFLGGENLCRLQREAGHGFLDTVCQTFPRYPMSTARGLELTLSFSCSRVVELACQIDRLEVLRQDSPPFAVAPDAVVLTVHPQQRPASDPLHYYFEIEQHLLDILQWRGAPLSHRLRLLADTVTALRRLAGDDALGGQLTRLLYRNYDYMDAAGDGSGGDYGPAERLCEHFLVNLVFKKPFYLYGWQESLKLLSLIEDKLERTRAAATDQLAAVRELIMAIESSYCHNRQALYQLLARP
- the pflA gene encoding pyruvate formate-lyase-activating protein yields the protein MQGYYHSIETFGTVDGPGIRYVLFLSGCNLGCSFCHNPDTWQRGQKTITVDEVLADIDRYRSYYQSSGGGLTVSGGEPLLQPGFVAALFKAAQAAGLHTLLDTSGHCPPENLAAVLTHTDMVQFGLKAASPRLHHRLTGTDHRLILANLHYTSLQSSRLVVRYVLIPGLTDTPEELGLLAGIITALPNQPTVELLPYHTMGCEKWEQLNRPYALTGIPSATDLETERATGYLHSRGLTVL